One Candidatus Bathyarchaeota archaeon genomic window, TCAGTACATGAAACATGTGTCGCCCCTCCTCAGCTTCGGAGGACACCAAAAAGGTGAAAACACAGCTATGCAATTTCTGCTTAAAAAGCGGAATACTATGTTCAAATTGTCAGGCAAAGGTCAAATCAGGTCAGATCAGCGATACATATCTTGAAATCGCTAACTTGCTCCTGAGTCTAGAAGAGAAATACCCTCCTCTGCAGGATGTTTATTTTCATAAAGCCGTCGAAGCAGACGGCGTTCTCGCGTTGATTGTTGAGCGCGGTGATGTTGCTCGTCTTTTAGGGTATGGTGGAAAAATTTTAAGGGCGATAGGTGAAAAAACTGGCAAAAGGATTCGCATCTTAGAACAAGGTGTAGATGACAGAAAATTTCTTGAAGACCTATTTGCTCCTCTACCTGTTATGACAATAAACACAATCTGGCTTCCAGATGGAACCACTGAAACTCGAGTTATTCTAAGAAAAAGAGGGAGAAGACCACCGCCTATCAATGTTGAAGCAATGAAGCAAATTACTAAGAAAGTTCGAAACATGGTTCTCAGAGTAGAGTTTTCACGTTGAGGCGAACAGCAATATGGAACTTGACCCGCTAGAGGACTGGCGAAAAACACAATACACTACAGACATAAAGCCAGAACTTGATGGGACAGAAGTCATTGTTTTAGGTTGGGTTCAAGAAATCCGAGATCTAGGCGCCATAAAATTCATAATCCTTCAAGATCGAAAAGGAACTGTGCAAATAACTATCCAAAAGAAAAAAGCAGGAAAGGAAATCTTAGAGAAAGCAAACTCTCTGCAAACGCAATACTGCATCGGCGTAAAAGGCATAGTGAAGAAGACGAAAATGGCCCAGCGAGGCTTCGAAATAATTCCAACCAAAATGAGAATTCTAGGAATAGCACAGCATCCGCTACCCCTCGATGTAACTGGCAAAACTCCAGCGTCTATAGACACGCGATTGAACGCCCGAGTCCTAGACCTTTCTCAAGAGGAAAATAGGGCAATTTGGAACATCCAGCACACAATGTTGACCGCCCTTCGCAGGTTTCTTTCAGAAAAAGATTTCATAGAAGTCTACACACCGAGAATCATTGCAACCGCAACTGAAGGTGGAGCCGCCCTTTTCTCCGTAAACTATTTTGACCAAGAAGCCTATTTGGCGCAGAGCCCACAACTATACAAAGAAGAGCTAACTTTGTGTTTCGAGAAGATTTTTGAAGTTGGACCCTTTTTTAGGGCTGAAGAGTCTCACACCCGGAGACATTTGAGCGAGTTTATTTCAATAGATATAGAACAGGCTTTCGTTACCGCAGACGATGTAATGATACTGCTTGAACAAACTTTGCATTACATCTGTGAAGCCGTGA contains:
- the aspS gene encoding aspartate--tRNA(Asn) ligase, whose product is MELDPLEDWRKTQYTTDIKPELDGTEVIVLGWVQEIRDLGAIKFIILQDRKGTVQITIQKKKAGKEILEKANSLQTQYCIGVKGIVKKTKMAQRGFEIIPTKMRILGIAQHPLPLDVTGKTPASIDTRLNARVLDLSQEENRAIWNIQHTMLTALRRFLSEKDFIEVYTPRIIATATEGGAALFSVNYFDQEAYLAQSPQLYKEELTLCFEKIFEVGPFFRAEESHTRRHLSEFISIDIEQAFVTADDVMILLEQTLHYICEAVKRNCQKELEILKHEVDVPELPSKRFTYTQILNELKKEGIEIPWGEDIPTPAYRTLGKLHPYFYFITEWPTKSKPFYIKPHDDNPEVSEGFDFMWKWMELASGGTRVHSKTLLMKRLKEQGLNPKSFKHHLQVFDYGLPPHAGWAAGLERVLMMLTGKRNIREVVLFPRDRARLTP